A genomic segment from Chlorogloeopsis sp. ULAP01 encodes:
- a CDS encoding AGE family epimerase/isomerase, translating into MNNIDFTFSDLIAGYVTDFDTSKGEHGTFTLKTSDGRNFEVALTSNTYAELVRNLGEPYYDCTGQIWSRIAPNQYIFVYGIFYLEGDQYKFEAKRIVFLGRTEREYLFEKQDWWVKQIQNLANFYLKAQFEDGEIDYRKYRTGIGLVGSKEKSNRQETDTISRLVYGFATAYMMTGEDHYLEAAEKGTEYLRRHMRFLDEGEGICYWYHAVDVKPDGSEQKIFSSEFGDDYDAIPAYEQIYALVGPTQTYRVTGDPHILKDIELTVNLFEYYFLDKSERGGLFSHIDPISLSPYSETLGHNRAKKNWNSVGDHAPAYLINLWLATGEDKYADFLEYTFDTIEKRFPDYEHSPFVQERFYEDWSHDTTWGWQQNRAVVGHNLKIAWNLMRMNHLKPKEKYVALAEKIAEIMPAVGSDRQRGGWYDVVERALKPGEGIYRFVWHDRKAWWQQEQAILAYLILTGSLGKPEYQRLARESAAFYNAWFLDYEAGGVYFNVLANGLPYLLGTERGKGSHSMSGYHSFELAYLACVYINLLITKQPMDLYFKPKPGAFKDNILRVQPDILPPGSVHIADVWINGQSYFNFDANNLTIKLPSSADELKVRVRILPTEVFFNATLLDVTESTAKISLSGLMDAAAVPLFEDELKKATSQSVKRIVLMLENLKCISSAGLRSLIFNKQKLGADVEFYIVGAAEHVKNYLQMSSFCEGVTVLDRYETVKMASVR; encoded by the coding sequence ATGAATAACATAGATTTTACGTTTTCAGACCTGATCGCTGGGTATGTTACTGATTTTGACACGAGTAAGGGAGAGCATGGTACTTTCACCCTCAAGACCTCAGACGGAAGGAACTTTGAAGTAGCATTGACCTCAAACACCTATGCTGAGTTGGTGCGCAATTTGGGAGAGCCTTACTACGATTGCACTGGTCAGATATGGTCAAGAATTGCTCCAAATCAGTATATTTTCGTATATGGCATTTTCTATCTTGAGGGAGATCAGTATAAGTTTGAAGCCAAGCGTATAGTCTTTCTGGGTCGGACAGAACGCGAGTATCTTTTTGAAAAGCAAGACTGGTGGGTCAAGCAAATACAAAATCTTGCCAATTTTTACCTGAAAGCACAGTTTGAGGATGGTGAAATTGATTATCGAAAATATCGCACTGGTATAGGCTTGGTTGGTTCAAAGGAAAAGAGCAATCGTCAGGAAACTGACACTATTTCGCGCCTGGTTTACGGTTTTGCCACAGCCTATATGATGACTGGGGAAGACCATTACCTAGAGGCTGCCGAAAAAGGAACCGAATACCTACGCCGACATATGCGTTTTCTCGACGAGGGTGAAGGTATTTGCTATTGGTATCATGCAGTTGACGTGAAGCCAGATGGAAGTGAGCAAAAAATATTTTCCTCAGAATTTGGGGATGATTATGACGCTATTCCAGCTTATGAGCAGATATATGCGTTGGTTGGTCCTACCCAAACTTACCGGGTTACAGGCGATCCACACATTTTGAAGGACATAGAGTTGACCGTCAATCTGTTTGAGTACTATTTCCTGGACAAATCGGAAAGAGGAGGATTATTTTCACACATCGATCCGATTAGTCTCAGCCCTTACTCAGAGACTTTGGGTCATAACCGCGCTAAAAAGAACTGGAACTCAGTAGGCGATCATGCCCCAGCTTACTTGATTAATTTATGGCTGGCGACCGGCGAGGACAAATACGCTGATTTCCTTGAGTACACCTTTGACACAATTGAAAAGCGTTTTCCGGATTATGAGCATAGTCCGTTCGTTCAAGAACGTTTTTATGAGGATTGGAGCCACGACACGACTTGGGGGTGGCAGCAGAATCGAGCCGTTGTCGGACACAACCTCAAAATAGCTTGGAACCTGATGCGGATGAACCACCTGAAACCAAAAGAAAAATATGTAGCCCTGGCTGAAAAGATTGCAGAAATCATGCCAGCAGTTGGCAGCGATCGCCAGCGTGGAGGGTGGTATGACGTCGTAGAGCGTGCCCTAAAACCAGGGGAAGGGATATACCGCTTTGTATGGCATGACCGAAAAGCTTGGTGGCAGCAGGAACAAGCCATTTTAGCCTATCTAATTCTTACTGGTTCACTTGGTAAACCTGAGTATCAACGGTTGGCACGTGAATCAGCAGCTTTCTATAACGCTTGGTTCCTCGACTACGAAGCTGGCGGTGTCTACTTCAATGTTTTGGCAAATGGACTTCCCTATCTGCTGGGAACTGAGCGAGGCAAGGGCAGCCACTCAATGAGTGGTTATCACTCCTTTGAGCTGGCTTACTTGGCTTGTGTCTATATAAACCTGCTGATTACTAAACAGCCGATGGATTTGTACTTCAAGCCAAAGCCTGGTGCCTTTAAAGATAATATTCTGCGAGTTCAGCCAGATATTCTACCACCTGGCAGCGTGCATATTGCCGATGTATGGATCAATGGGCAATCGTATTTCAATTTTGATGCCAACAACCTCACAATCAAACTGCCATCCTCTGCCGATGAACTAAAAGTTCGAGTCAGAATTCTTCCCACTGAGGTATTTTTCAACGCAACTCTATTAGATGTAACTGAAAGTACCGCCAAGATTTCCTTAAGTGGGTTAATGGATGCAGCTGCTGTACCACTTTTCGAGGATGAATTAAAGAAAGCAACCAGCCAGTCAGTCAAACGCATTGTTTTGATGCTAGAAAATCTGAAATGCATATCTAGCGCTGGCCTGCGATCGCTTATTTTCAACAAGCAAAAGTTGGGTGCTGATGTTGAATTCTATATAGTTGGTGCGGCTGAGCATGTGAAGAATTACCTTCAGATGAGTTCATTTTGTGAGGGTGTGACTGTGTTGGATAGGTATGAAACTGTCAAGATGGCTAGTGTTAGGTGA
- a CDS encoding DUF924 family protein, which yields MLQVDEMLQVDEMLQVDEILDFWFGRKEEIDYGKNRTIWFAKDPKFDREIQIRFQKDYWKAAMGKLDHWKETPESCLALIILLDQFPRNMFRGHPQTYATDPQALSLAHYAVATGFDQKLPSIHRWFIYLPFEHSENLNDQRRSVELFSKLGNDPDSLYITSSAVRHLEIIERFGRFPHRNNILCRTTTPEEAEFLKQPGSSF from the coding sequence ATGTTACAAGTTGATGAAATGTTACAAGTTGATGAAATGTTACAAGTTGATGAAATTTTAGATTTTTGGTTTGGAAGAAAAGAAGAAATAGATTACGGAAAAAATCGCACAATTTGGTTTGCTAAAGATCCAAAATTTGATCGGGAGATTCAAATCCGCTTTCAGAAAGACTATTGGAAAGCTGCAATGGGCAAGCTTGATCACTGGAAGGAAACACCCGAGAGTTGCTTGGCATTAATCATCCTACTAGATCAGTTTCCACGAAATATGTTTCGTGGTCATCCCCAAACCTATGCAACTGATCCACAAGCTCTCTCTTTAGCTCACTATGCTGTCGCTACAGGCTTTGATCAGAAGCTACCGTCGATACATCGTTGGTTTATCTACTTACCCTTTGAACACAGCGAGAACCTCAATGATCAGCGACGGTCGGTTGAGCTGTTTTCCAAACTCGGCAATGATCCAGATAGCTTGTACATTACCTCATCTGCTGTCCGACACCTAGAGATCATCGAGCGCTTCGGACGTTTTCCTCATCGCAACAACATTCTATGTCGAACTACAACACCAGAGGAAGCAGAGTTTTTGAAGCAACCAGGCTCATCATTCTAG
- a CDS encoding gamma-glutamyl-gamma-aminobutyrate hydrolase family protein produces the protein MSSKSRKALIGITTYGRQAALPFSLPSEYIDAVRAAGGIPILLPPGEIEPAILLDPLDGLIISGGGDIDPVCYNGFAHPTIYSVDAERDAFELQLAKFALERHLPILGICRGLQILIVACGGTLIPHIGDVYGTSALHRLEPEPGRCLPTEHLVRIDVKSRLANCVQNSHISVVSLHHQAVDKVPSGWQVVAHAPDDGVIEAVEHEHHPWAIGVQWHPELSTLNPSHQRIFQALVQAAHTQ, from the coding sequence ATGAGTAGCAAATCTCGAAAAGCATTGATTGGCATTACAACTTACGGTCGGCAAGCAGCATTACCATTTTCTCTGCCAAGCGAATATATAGATGCAGTTCGTGCCGCAGGCGGTATTCCTATATTATTACCGCCAGGAGAAATTGAGCCTGCCATACTTCTAGATCCTTTGGATGGTTTAATCATCTCCGGAGGTGGAGATATTGACCCTGTTTGCTACAACGGTTTTGCTCATCCTACGATTTATTCTGTCGATGCTGAACGTGATGCTTTTGAATTGCAACTTGCCAAGTTTGCTCTTGAACGTCATCTGCCGATATTGGGTATTTGCCGGGGTTTACAAATTCTCATCGTCGCCTGTGGGGGTACTCTGATTCCTCACATTGGTGATGTCTACGGTACATCTGCATTACATCGTCTAGAGCCTGAACCTGGACGATGTTTACCGACAGAACATCTCGTCAGAATAGATGTAAAAAGCCGTTTAGCTAACTGTGTACAGAATTCTCACATATCTGTAGTTTCTTTGCATCATCAAGCAGTAGATAAAGTCCCATCTGGTTGGCAGGTTGTTGCTCATGCCCCAGATGATGGAGTCATTGAAGCTGTCGAGCATGAACATCATCCTTGGGCAATTGGGGTGCAATGGCATCCTGAGCTTTCAACTCTTAATCCTAGTCATCAAAGAATTTTTCAAGCTCTCGTTCAGGCTGCACATACCCAATAA
- a CDS encoding response regulator, giving the protein MAKPVLITIDDDPQVLWAIERDLRHKYGSDFRILRADSGATALEALKQLKLRNEPVALLLADQRMPQMTGVEFLEKAMEIFPQAKRALLTAYADTDDAIRAINKAKIDYYLLKPWSPPEERLYPVLNDLLEVWQTSFLPYFEGVRVIGDRWSPKSHQVKDFLARNHIPYQWLDVESDEANRLVTYATSSDVPQLPLLLFPNGSNLIAPTNIEIAEKIGLKMRPTMPFYDLIIVGAGPGGLAAAVYGASEGLDTVIIEREAPGGQAGTSSRIENYLGFPVGLTGGDLARRAVAQARKFGAEILTPQEVTSVRTEGQYRIVTLADRSELSSHTLMIATGVSYRKLDVPGIDRLTGAGVYYGAAITEALSYQDEDVFIVGAGNSAGQAAMYLSKYARRVTLLVRGDSLTKSMSKYLIDQIELTDNITVKLLTQVAEVFGKDKLEAITLANIETSEVETVPTNALFTFIGAMPRTHWLQDVVERDKYGFILTGPDTMQNGTLPKGWTLERNPFLLETSVPGIFAVGDVRHKSVKRVASAVGEGAIAVQFIHQYLASL; this is encoded by the coding sequence ATGGCTAAACCTGTATTAATTACAATAGACGACGACCCCCAAGTCCTATGGGCTATCGAACGCGATTTACGGCATAAATACGGTAGCGACTTCCGGATATTGCGAGCAGATTCTGGTGCGACGGCTTTGGAGGCACTCAAACAGTTGAAACTGCGCAATGAGCCAGTGGCACTATTGTTGGCAGACCAGCGGATGCCACAGATGACTGGTGTGGAGTTTCTTGAAAAGGCAATGGAAATCTTTCCACAGGCCAAACGCGCCTTGCTTACGGCGTATGCAGATACCGATGATGCTATTCGTGCCATCAATAAGGCCAAGATTGATTACTATCTCCTGAAGCCGTGGAGCCCTCCAGAAGAGCGTTTGTACCCCGTGCTTAACGATTTGCTAGAGGTTTGGCAGACATCGTTTCTCCCATATTTTGAAGGCGTTCGCGTGATTGGCGATCGCTGGTCGCCCAAATCCCATCAAGTCAAAGATTTTTTAGCACGTAATCATATTCCTTACCAGTGGCTGGACGTTGAATCAGATGAGGCGAACCGTCTGGTTACCTACGCCACCAGTTCTGATGTCCCACAACTACCACTACTGCTCTTCCCCAATGGCTCAAATCTGATAGCTCCGACAAATATTGAAATTGCCGAGAAAATAGGGCTGAAAATGCGCCCGACAATGCCGTTTTACGACTTGATTATCGTGGGTGCTGGCCCGGGCGGCCTAGCGGCAGCTGTTTATGGGGCATCCGAGGGGCTGGATACTGTAATAATTGAAAGAGAGGCCCCAGGAGGGCAAGCGGGGACAAGTTCCCGGATTGAGAATTATCTCGGTTTTCCGGTTGGACTAACTGGGGGAGATTTAGCCAGACGTGCTGTTGCACAAGCTCGCAAGTTCGGAGCAGAGATTCTTACGCCGCAAGAAGTAACTAGCGTTCGTACAGAGGGTCAGTATCGAATTGTAACTCTAGCAGATAGATCGGAACTGAGCAGTCATACGCTGATGATTGCAACAGGCGTATCGTATCGCAAACTCGATGTGCCTGGTATTGACAGGTTGACAGGGGCGGGTGTGTACTATGGAGCTGCAATCACCGAAGCACTTTCCTACCAAGACGAAGACGTTTTTATTGTCGGGGCGGGTAATTCAGCTGGACAGGCTGCGATGTACCTCTCTAAATACGCCCGGCGTGTGACTCTGCTCGTACGAGGTGACTCACTAACGAAAAGTATGTCTAAGTATCTGATCGATCAGATCGAATTAACTGACAATATAACAGTAAAATTGTTGACTCAGGTTGCTGAAGTATTTGGCAAAGACAAGCTTGAGGCGATAACTCTTGCAAACATAGAAACTAGTGAGGTTGAAACTGTCCCTACCAACGCCCTTTTTACCTTTATTGGTGCGATGCCACGTACTCATTGGTTACAAGATGTTGTAGAGCGCGATAAATATGGATTCATCCTGACTGGGCCTGACACTATGCAGAATGGGACACTTCCAAAAGGATGGACACTAGAGCGCAATCCGTTTCTTCTCGAAACTAGTGTGCCGGGTATTTTCGCGGTAGGTGACGTGCGCCATAAGTCTGTGAAACGAGTTGCCTCAGCGGTGGGTGAGGGAGCGATCGCTGTTCAATTCATTCACCAATATCTCGCATCCTTATAG